One window from the genome of Sulfuricurvum sp. IAE1 encodes:
- a CDS encoding acetolactate synthase large subunit, with product MQISGAQMVIEALIAEGVDVVFGYPGGAIMNVYDEIYKQRSFQHILTRHEQAAVHAAEGYAKATGKVGVAMITSGPGFTNGVTGLADAYMDSIPLVVISGQVPMSLIGTDAFQEIDAVGISRPCTKHNYLVTDAADLPRVLKEAFYIARTGRPGPVHVDIPKDVTAQIAHFDYSKEVELETYKPTTKGNARQIKKAIEAIAAAKRPLLYLGGGVVSSGAADLVREFAQMTQIPAVETFMARGTLRFDDPLLISMLGMHGSYAANMAMSETDLVIGLGARFDDRVTGKLSEFAKNAQIIHVDIDPASVSKLVHAHYPIVGDVKNVLEQMMPLAKEQVDPARYAPWHNTIANFNKLHPLSYKEEGDRLKPQWVIERIGQLLGENANISTDVGQHQMWTAQFYPFSRPRQWISSGGLGTMGFGFPAALGVKRADPERVSINVTGDGSILMNIQELMTAVEYKLPVINVILNNNFLGMVRQWQTLFYDKRHSQTDLSMQPDFVKLAEAFGGVGYRVNTKEEFDAALKDAVEKNVVAIIDVVVNRFENVLPMVPAGGSLFNMMLEYKEK from the coding sequence ATGCAAATCAGCGGTGCGCAGATGGTTATCGAAGCACTTATCGCCGAGGGCGTCGACGTGGTGTTCGGATACCCCGGCGGAGCGATCATGAACGTCTATGATGAGATCTACAAACAGCGCTCTTTTCAGCACATTCTGACCCGCCACGAACAAGCGGCGGTCCACGCGGCCGAAGGGTACGCCAAAGCCACGGGCAAAGTCGGGGTTGCCATGATCACTTCAGGCCCCGGATTCACCAACGGCGTGACGGGGCTGGCTGACGCCTACATGGATTCCATTCCCCTCGTCGTCATCAGCGGCCAGGTTCCCATGTCGCTGATCGGAACCGACGCGTTCCAGGAGATCGACGCGGTCGGGATCAGCCGTCCGTGTACGAAACACAACTACCTCGTTACCGACGCGGCCGATTTGCCGCGTGTCCTTAAAGAAGCGTTTTACATCGCCCGCACGGGACGTCCGGGCCCGGTTCACGTCGACATCCCCAAAGACGTGACGGCGCAGATCGCCCATTTCGATTATTCCAAAGAGGTCGAGCTCGAAACCTACAAACCGACCACCAAAGGGAACGCCCGCCAGATCAAAAAAGCGATCGAGGCGATCGCCGCGGCCAAACGTCCGCTCCTTTACCTCGGCGGCGGAGTTGTCAGCTCCGGTGCGGCCGACCTGGTCCGCGAGTTCGCGCAGATGACGCAGATCCCGGCGGTCGAAACCTTTATGGCGCGCGGAACGCTCCGTTTTGATGATCCGCTTCTGATCTCGATGCTCGGGATGCACGGTTCATACGCGGCGAACATGGCGATGAGCGAGACCGATCTTGTTATCGGGCTGGGTGCGCGTTTCGACGACCGTGTCACGGGAAAACTCTCCGAATTCGCCAAAAACGCCCAGATCATCCACGTCGACATCGATCCGGCATCGGTTTCGAAACTCGTCCATGCCCATTATCCGATCGTCGGCGACGTAAAAAACGTCCTCGAACAGATGATGCCGCTGGCCAAAGAGCAGGTTGATCCGGCCCGTTACGCCCCGTGGCACAACACGATCGCCAACTTCAACAAGCTCCACCCTCTTTCGTACAAGGAAGAGGGGGATCGACTCAAGCCGCAGTGGGTTATCGAGCGGATCGGTCAGCTGCTGGGGGAAAACGCCAACATTTCCACCGACGTCGGACAGCACCAGATGTGGACGGCGCAGTTTTATCCCTTCTCCCGCCCGCGCCAGTGGATCAGTTCGGGCGGTCTGGGGACGATGGGATTCGGTTTCCCCGCCGCACTGGGGGTCAAACGGGCCGATCCAGAGCGGGTCAGCATCAACGTTACCGGGGACGGTTCGATCCTGATGAACATTCAGGAGCTGATGACGGCGGTCGAATACAAACTTCCCGTCATCAACGTCATCCTCAACAACAACTTCCTGGGGATGGTGCGGCAGTGGCAGACACTGTTCTACGACAAACGCCATTCACAGACCGATCTGTCGATGCAGCCCGATTTCGTCAAACTCGCCGAAGCGTTCGGCGGGGTAGGGTACCGCGTCAACACCAAAGAGGAATTTGACGCCGCCCTTAAAGACGCGGTGGAGAAAAACGTCGTCGCGATCATCGACGTCGTCGTCAACCGTTTCGAAAACGTCCTGCCGATGGTTCCCGCCGGCGGATCGCTCTTTAACATGATGCTCGAATACAAGGAGAAATAA
- the rpoN gene encoding RNA polymerase factor sigma-54 — translation MHTTLSFKQKQLPRLSMQTWLPLLQCSLNDLEKHLQVITNENPCLEVKSGFEQSNASSGGSSAYGAFQNYVSNASSDQIEWLSIASSSLYEKLDEQIVAPLFPTPISQKIARQIVYYINEEGYFEGSVEEVARQCDTDPQTVERVRQRFAHLEPSGVGARDYKESFLFQLADYDLDDELSILLSAMILQFDKMEKFIKHPRLSDAKHVLQHLKNPPALEYMEPEAQITPDLFVEFSGSELNIRINHAFYPDLQVNQIDKYDHFAKQKFKEARELVKLLDLRKATLYNVALVLIEKQYAFFMGGELKPLRLQDVADELGFNESTISRAIADKYIQTERGLYAFKDFFSNSIGEVSTSEIKHFLQRLVQSENKDDPYSDKTLHEMIEERFRVKMVRRVIAKYRQELDIPSYKERHFLYKLELL, via the coding sequence ATGCACACAACCCTATCTTTCAAACAGAAACAACTGCCGAGATTGTCGATGCAGACATGGCTGCCGTTGCTGCAATGCTCCTTGAACGACCTCGAAAAGCATTTGCAGGTCATTACCAACGAAAATCCCTGTCTAGAGGTCAAATCGGGCTTTGAACAGTCCAATGCCTCTTCTGGGGGGTCATCGGCATACGGGGCGTTCCAGAACTACGTCTCCAACGCCTCGTCCGATCAGATCGAATGGCTCAGCATCGCTTCGTCATCCCTGTATGAAAAACTCGACGAACAGATCGTTGCACCGCTTTTCCCGACGCCTATTTCGCAGAAGATCGCCCGCCAGATCGTCTACTACATCAACGAAGAGGGGTATTTCGAGGGGAGCGTCGAAGAAGTTGCCCGCCAGTGCGATACCGATCCCCAGACGGTTGAGCGGGTGCGTCAGCGTTTTGCCCATTTGGAGCCTTCGGGTGTCGGTGCGCGCGATTACAAAGAGTCCTTTTTGTTCCAGCTGGCCGATTACGATCTTGACGATGAACTGAGCATTTTGCTCAGTGCGATGATTTTGCAGTTCGACAAAATGGAAAAGTTTATCAAGCATCCCCGCCTATCGGATGCCAAGCATGTTCTGCAACACCTGAAAAACCCTCCGGCGCTGGAATACATGGAACCCGAGGCGCAGATCACCCCGGATCTGTTCGTCGAGTTTTCTGGCTCCGAGCTCAACATCCGGATAAACCATGCCTTTTACCCCGATTTGCAGGTCAACCAGATCGACAAATACGACCATTTCGCCAAACAGAAATTCAAAGAGGCACGCGAACTCGTCAAACTCCTCGACCTGCGCAAAGCGACGCTTTACAACGTCGCACTGGTCCTGATCGAAAAACAGTACGCTTTTTTCATGGGGGGTGAGCTCAAGCCGCTGCGCCTTCAGGATGTCGCCGACGAACTGGGATTCAACGAATCGACGATCTCCCGTGCCATCGCCGACAAATACATCCAGACCGAGCGGGGGCTTTATGCGTTCAAGGATTTCTTTTCCAACTCCATCGGAGAGGTTTCGACCTCCGAAATCAAGCATTTTCTGCAGCGCCTGGTGCAGAGCGAAAACAAAGACGACCCCTACAGCGACAAAACGCTCCATGAGATGATCGAAGAGCGTTTCCGCGTCAAAATGGTCCGTCGCGTCATCGCCAAATACCGCCAGGAACTCGACATTCCATCCTACAAAGAGCGCCATTTTTTGTATAAACTCGAGCTCCTCTAG
- a CDS encoding 2Fe-2S iron-sulfur cluster binding domain-containing protein produces the protein MTTRVEIMNDFLAINVRPGKTIQDIVEASGSALPFGCRDGECGTCVVSVESGMEYMSEINDKEKAVLKTLNESNPKARLACQMKVVAPNGLVRLKY, from the coding sequence ATGACAACACGTGTAGAAATTATGAATGACTTTCTGGCGATCAACGTCCGCCCGGGCAAAACGATCCAGGATATCGTCGAAGCATCGGGGAGCGCTTTGCCTTTCGGATGCCGTGACGGCGAATGCGGTACCTGTGTCGTATCGGTCGAGTCGGGGATGGAGTACATGAGCGAAATCAACGACAAAGAAAAAGCGGTACTCAAAACGTTGAACGAAAGCAACCCCAAAGCGCGTCTTGCGTGCCAGATGAAAGTCGTCGCACCGAACGGATTGGTTCGCCTCAAATACTGA